A window of Pedobacter lusitanus contains these coding sequences:
- a CDS encoding SusC/RagA family TonB-linked outer membrane protein: protein MRKTLLKLFIFLFILATTTIAEAQQEKTITGIITSQEDGLPLPGVSIKLKNTNLGATTAANGRFTFTIKRSEPSDILIISFIGFKRYGYKLNGKTTIDVSLVPDDNNLNEVVVSAGGILRKPKEQGYTATRINSEELTSGKSPTIAGGLVGKIAGLQANAITSGVNPNYRLVLRGNRSLTGDNTALVVVDNVVVPSSILGNLNPEDVDEISVLNGAAGATLYGSEASNGVLLITTKKGKDGKPLIRFSNTTTLEKVSFFPKLQTRFGAGSTADAQIFSPTENQQYGPAFDGSLRPLGFPLANGEQQQALYSPRTDRNDFWQTGLSNQTDFSVSSGDTKSTTYVAAQYLNGRGTTPGDKYTRTSLRFNGTRKIIPTFNIDYSANYVENNYDITSATSTVYADLINVPANIPILDYKDWQNNKYATLDGFYSPFYLSPYWDAANNRQKSKNSYLTGKVELKWTPLPWLNFTYRAGLSNRYYTQKTSNAIGIYTDYSQSLGKTNFAGTVSDDANQTSRFSNDFLVNIKKDIKDFSLNLILGASSVNKTSKDVGVGANGLIIPGLYNVGNRTGVADASEGNYKSKLYGLWADATIGYKDYLYLHLSGRNDWTSLLSQENRSFFYPSADLSFVVSDAFPQLKETRYINYLKIRGAVSKTGLVNIGPYSLDPVFNSVTGFTNGTYFTQSGTLASKNLKPETTNGYELGTDFRLLDNRIDASLSYYYTSTKGQAIYAGIPVSTGFSSYLINTGEVTNKGLETSLHITPVRSHDWKLVVGGNFTSNKNLLKSLHPTLKTISINSSSVIYAVEGQQVNSIIVTDYLRDDQGRVIVDANTGYPSKAPQSQNLGNTSPKYRLGLDMQVTWKDFTLSTLFEYRGGYKVASISLGNNLDFAGASARSTYYNRERFVFPNSSYLDPATGTYVANNSVTISDGGTGFWTSGAPNRSISSNYVYSGNYWKWRELSLAYNLPKSLLTNIKAVKAVTISVQGRNLLLWVPKSNEYTDPDYSANDNNAVGVSTLSQTPPTRYFGATLSVTL, encoded by the coding sequence ATGAGAAAGACTCTACTTAAACTTTTTATATTCCTGTTTATACTTGCTACAACAACTATTGCAGAGGCACAACAAGAAAAAACAATCACCGGAATAATAACCTCGCAGGAGGATGGCTTACCCTTACCCGGAGTAAGTATAAAATTAAAAAACACCAATCTGGGAGCTACAACAGCTGCAAATGGAAGGTTCACATTCACTATCAAAAGATCAGAACCTTCGGATATACTGATTATCAGTTTTATAGGTTTTAAAAGATATGGATACAAACTAAACGGAAAAACTACCATTGACGTTAGCCTGGTTCCTGATGATAACAACCTCAACGAAGTCGTAGTTTCGGCCGGAGGTATCCTTCGTAAACCTAAAGAGCAGGGTTATACGGCAACCAGGATTAATAGCGAAGAGCTAACCAGCGGCAAATCCCCTACAATTGCCGGGGGACTGGTCGGTAAGATTGCCGGCTTACAGGCAAATGCGATTACAAGTGGTGTAAATCCAAATTACAGGTTAGTATTAAGAGGTAACCGCTCTCTTACGGGTGATAATACAGCACTTGTCGTTGTGGACAACGTTGTTGTTCCCAGTTCCATACTTGGTAACCTGAACCCCGAAGATGTAGATGAAATTTCTGTATTAAACGGAGCTGCCGGAGCTACCCTATATGGCTCTGAAGCCTCTAATGGAGTTTTACTGATCACAACTAAAAAAGGCAAGGACGGAAAACCACTTATCCGTTTCTCCAATACCACAACTCTGGAAAAAGTCAGTTTCTTCCCTAAACTCCAAACCAGATTTGGTGCCGGGTCAACAGCTGACGCCCAGATTTTCAGTCCTACCGAGAATCAGCAATATGGTCCTGCATTTGATGGTAGTTTAAGACCACTTGGATTCCCGCTGGCCAACGGAGAGCAGCAGCAGGCTCTTTATTCCCCAAGAACAGACAGAAATGATTTCTGGCAAACCGGCCTGAGCAATCAGACTGATTTCTCGGTCTCTTCGGGAGATACCAAATCAACTACTTATGTTGCTGCTCAATACCTGAATGGCAGAGGAACAACACCTGGCGATAAATATACCAGAACATCACTGAGGTTTAACGGAACCAGAAAAATCATTCCTACATTCAATATAGATTATTCGGCCAACTATGTAGAGAATAATTATGATATTACCAGCGCTACCTCTACTGTATATGCAGATCTGATTAACGTTCCGGCAAATATCCCAATACTGGATTACAAGGACTGGCAGAATAATAAATATGCAACTCTTGATGGCTTTTACAGCCCTTTTTACCTGAGTCCTTACTGGGATGCTGCCAATAACCGTCAGAAATCCAAAAACTCCTATCTAACGGGAAAAGTAGAATTGAAATGGACTCCGCTCCCATGGTTAAACTTCACCTACAGAGCTGGTCTGTCGAATCGTTACTATACTCAAAAAACAAGTAATGCTATAGGTATATATACCGATTATTCACAATCATTAGGTAAAACAAATTTTGCAGGAACTGTATCAGATGATGCCAATCAAACTTCAAGATTCAGCAATGATTTCCTGGTCAATATCAAAAAGGACATTAAGGACTTCTCCCTCAATTTAATTCTGGGTGCATCTTCTGTCAATAAAACATCTAAAGATGTAGGTGTTGGAGCTAACGGACTTATTATTCCAGGCCTTTACAATGTAGGTAACCGTACAGGAGTGGCCGATGCTTCAGAAGGTAATTATAAGAGTAAATTATATGGCTTATGGGCCGATGCCACAATTGGTTACAAAGATTACCTTTATCTTCACCTCAGCGGAAGAAACGATTGGACATCACTGTTAAGTCAGGAAAACAGATCGTTTTTCTACCCTTCTGCAGACTTATCATTTGTTGTATCAGATGCATTCCCGCAGTTAAAGGAAACCAGGTATATCAATTATCTGAAAATCAGAGGAGCTGTATCCAAAACCGGATTGGTGAATATAGGCCCTTACAGTCTTGATCCTGTATTTAATTCTGTCACAGGCTTTACCAATGGCACATATTTTACACAAAGCGGCACCCTGGCTTCAAAAAATCTGAAACCGGAAACCACTAACGGTTATGAACTTGGAACTGATTTCAGACTGCTGGATAATCGCATTGATGCCAGTCTGAGCTATTATTACACCAGTACTAAAGGTCAGGCTATTTATGCTGGTATACCAGTATCCACAGGCTTTTCAAGTTATCTGATCAATACCGGAGAAGTAACCAATAAAGGTCTGGAAACATCCCTGCATATTACCCCGGTCAGATCACATGACTGGAAATTAGTAGTCGGCGGTAATTTCACCAGTAATAAAAATCTCCTGAAGTCTCTGCATCCTACCTTAAAAACAATCAGTATCAACAGTAGTAGTGTAATCTATGCCGTTGAAGGCCAGCAGGTCAACTCAATCATAGTAACTGACTATCTGCGGGATGATCAGGGCCGTGTTATCGTAGATGCCAATACCGGATATCCTTCAAAAGCTCCTCAGTCACAGAACCTGGGTAATACCTCACCAAAGTACCGTCTTGGTCTTGATATGCAGGTTACCTGGAAAGATTTTACATTATCAACTCTTTTCGAATACAGAGGAGGTTATAAAGTAGCTTCCATATCCCTGGGTAATAACCTTGATTTTGCCGGCGCATCAGCAAGAAGTACTTATTATAACAGAGAGCGTTTTGTATTTCCAAATTCATCCTATCTGGATCCTGCTACCGGAACCTATGTAGCGAATAACAGCGTTACGATTTCTGATGGAGGAACCGGCTTCTGGACCAGTGGTGCACCGAACAGAAGTATCTCAAGTAATTATGTGTATTCTGGAAATTACTGGAAATGGAGAGAACTTTCTTTAGCCTATAATCTACCTAAAAGCCTATTAACCAATATTAAAGCGGTCAAAGCGGTTACAATTAGCGTACAGGGCAGAAATCTGCTGTTGTGGGTTCCCAAATCCAATGAATACACAGATCCTGATTACAGTGCAAACGATAACAATGCAGTTGGTGTCTCTACACTGTCACAAACACCGCCTACCAGATATTTTGGCGCAACATTATCCGTAACCCTTTAA